The following coding sequences are from one Pusillimonas sp. DMV24BSW_D window:
- a CDS encoding branched-chain amino acid ABC transporter permease, producing the protein MQKNQVRHSTDPVGAQAAPGGFVDLLIVLVLTFGATAFLWVFLAVESWVAVLGLLALFAIALIAVQRRPLFEERLVDAFRRKRSVATVLGIALAVLFPWLLGGDTYALHLLIIGNLYAVLALALNFQLGSANIPNFATGASYGIGAYASALLAIHFGVSFWVGLLVAAVVATTFGYLLGLPSMRTRDSYQALVTIAFGIVVHQLLMNLEWTGGANGLVGIPPPTLFGHSFNDPIELFGHSLPGQGNFYYVSVALVGLAILSAKRLHSSRIGLAWNALRDDEIAARACGINVTWYKVQAFAVDAFLAGFAGTVYAFYVSFISPDNFTFLVSVTIMTMVIAGGMDNILGVIVGALLLTMLPEKLRAFSDYRILFYGLVVILFLVIRPRGIFPQRVRNHEH; encoded by the coding sequence ATGCAAAAGAATCAAGTAAGGCATTCAACAGACCCGGTTGGCGCACAGGCGGCCCCTGGTGGGTTCGTCGATTTGCTGATTGTGCTCGTGCTGACATTTGGCGCGACGGCATTTTTGTGGGTGTTTTTGGCCGTTGAAAGCTGGGTTGCGGTGCTGGGTTTGCTGGCACTGTTCGCCATTGCCCTGATCGCCGTCCAGCGTCGTCCGTTGTTTGAAGAGCGGCTGGTTGATGCCTTTCGTCGCAAGCGCAGCGTGGCGACGGTGCTGGGGATTGCTCTGGCGGTTTTGTTCCCCTGGTTATTGGGCGGCGACACGTATGCGCTGCATTTATTGATTATCGGCAATCTGTACGCGGTATTGGCGTTAGCCCTGAACTTTCAGTTGGGTAGTGCCAATATTCCCAATTTTGCCACGGGAGCGTCGTACGGTATTGGGGCCTATGCCTCGGCGTTGTTGGCCATTCATTTCGGTGTGAGTTTCTGGGTGGGGTTGCTAGTGGCTGCCGTTGTCGCCACTACGTTCGGCTATTTGCTGGGCCTGCCCTCAATGCGTACCCGCGACAGCTACCAGGCTCTGGTTACGATTGCGTTCGGCATTGTGGTTCACCAGTTACTGATGAATCTGGAATGGACGGGTGGTGCAAATGGTTTGGTGGGGATTCCGCCGCCCACTTTGTTCGGTCATTCCTTCAATGACCCCATTGAACTGTTTGGCCATAGTTTGCCGGGCCAGGGCAACTTCTATTATGTGTCGGTTGCGCTGGTGGGGCTGGCGATTTTGTCGGCCAAACGTTTGCATAGCTCTCGAATCGGCCTGGCGTGGAATGCACTGCGCGATGACGAAATCGCGGCGCGTGCCTGCGGTATTAACGTTACCTGGTACAAGGTACAGGCGTTCGCGGTTGATGCCTTCCTGGCCGGTTTTGCCGGTACGGTGTATGCGTTCTACGTGAGCTTTATTTCCCCCGACAACTTCACTTTCCTGGTGTCGGTCACCATTATGACCATGGTGATTGCCGGGGGGATGGACAATATTCTGGGGGTAATCGTGGGTGCATTGCTGCTGACCATGCTGCCCGAGAAACTTCGTGCGTTCTCCGACTACCGAATTTTGTTCTACGGCCTGGTTGTCATTCTGTTCCTTGTTATCCGTCCGCGCGGCATTTTCCCTCAGCGAGTACGTAACCATGAGCATTGA
- a CDS encoding branched-chain amino acid ABC transporter permease, with translation MQDVLFQQLINWLTLGCIYSLLALGFSLLFGVLQVIHFSHGDVALVAPFVALAAVQIVAASLGADASWLVLGAACLIAIVAVGWLGVGLDKLVISRFRDSPAMMPLVATVALGIVLRELIRHVYPEGSNPHAFPAVAQGSITTPFGAIPMISVVSVLVSVGLVIALLYVLHRTPAGMRLRAVSQDRETARLFAIASGPVFRRAFFIASAIGAVGGIFMASYAGVVRFDFGIQAGLIGFSAAVVGGLGRLGGAIIGALLIAAIETIVQGYVPNGTSYRLVFVFALVILVLVFRPAGLFGSQKMEKV, from the coding sequence ATGCAGGACGTCTTGTTCCAGCAGCTTATTAACTGGTTGACCTTGGGTTGCATATACAGCTTATTGGCATTGGGCTTTAGTCTGTTGTTTGGTGTATTGCAGGTCATCCATTTTTCTCATGGCGATGTGGCGCTGGTGGCGCCTTTTGTTGCCTTGGCAGCTGTTCAAATTGTGGCTGCCAGCCTGGGTGCAGATGCTTCCTGGCTGGTGTTGGGTGCGGCGTGCCTGATCGCGATTGTGGCGGTGGGCTGGCTGGGCGTGGGGCTCGACAAGCTGGTTATCAGCCGCTTTCGCGATTCGCCCGCCATGATGCCGCTGGTGGCGACGGTGGCGCTGGGTATCGTTTTACGCGAACTTATTCGCCACGTGTATCCGGAAGGGAGCAATCCACACGCTTTCCCCGCCGTGGCGCAGGGCAGCATCACCACACCGTTTGGTGCAATTCCCATGATTAGTGTGGTGTCGGTTCTGGTATCGGTCGGTCTTGTAATTGCGCTTTTATATGTTTTGCATCGTACGCCGGCCGGCATGCGCTTGCGTGCGGTATCCCAAGACCGCGAGACGGCTCGCCTGTTCGCGATTGCCAGTGGCCCCGTTTTTCGGCGCGCTTTTTTCATTGCGTCGGCCATCGGCGCGGTGGGCGGCATTTTTATGGCCAGCTACGCGGGCGTGGTGCGATTCGATTTCGGCATTCAGGCCGGCCTCATTGGCTTTTCGGCCGCAGTAGTCGGTGGTTTGGGGCGTTTGGGCGGTGCCATTATTGGTGCGTTGCTCATTGCGGCCATTGAAACCATTGTGCAGGGCTATGTTCCCAACGGTACCTCTTATCGCCTGGTGTTCGTCTTTGCATTGGTTATTTTGGTATTGGTGTTCCGTCCGGCAGGCTTGTTCGGATCCCAGAAAATGGAGAAGGTCTGA